From a region of the Mauremys mutica isolate MM-2020 ecotype Southern chromosome 12, ASM2049712v1, whole genome shotgun sequence genome:
- the LOC123344809 gene encoding olfactory receptor 6C74-like, protein MRNQTTVTEFILIGFLYPRHLECLIAVGFLASYLLILSGNIMIITIILLDHHLHSPMHFFLWNLSCLEILITSSFLPKVIASFLTGDRSISYLACITQCYFYFLLGCSEFVLLAVMSYDRYVAICNPLHYSMVMNAQFCFQLVVGSWATGFLATIIPTILVITLPFCNANQIDHFFCDGLALVKLSCVDTSFVELLSFMTSSAILLGSLILTVVSYTYIVATIFKITSHSGRNKAFSTCSSHFIIITMGYGSCIFMYVRPSGSDISLNKLVALLSTVVTPLMSPFIFSMRNQQMKDSLRAALKRSMNFSRKHINF, encoded by the coding sequence ATGCGGAACCAAACCACCGTGACCGAATTCATCCTCATTGGCTTCCTCTACCCCCGCCATCTGGAATGCCTCATTGCTGTTGGCTTCCTGGCCTCTTATTTGCTGATCTTGTCTGGCAATATCATGATCATCACCATCATCCTCTTAGACCATCACCTCCACAGCCCCATGCACTTCTTCCTCTGGAACCTCTCCTGTCTGGAGATCCTTATTACATCTTCTTTCCTACCCAAGGTGATTGCCAGCTTTCTGACGGGTGACAGGTCCATCTCCTACCTGGCTTGTATCACTCAGTGCTATTTCTACTTCCTTCTGGGCTGCAGTGAGTTTGTCCTGCTGGCCGTTATGTCCTATGaccgctatgtggccatctgcaacCCACTGCACTACAGCATGGTCATGAATGCTCAGTTCTGCTTCCAGCTTGTGGTGGGGTCATGGGCAACGGGGTTCCTGGCCACCATCATCCCCACCATCCTGGTCATCACCCTGCCCTTCTGCAATGCCAACCAGATTGACCACTTCTTCTGCGACGGCTTGGCCTTGGTCAAGCTGTCCTGTGTGGACACGAGCTTTGTGGAGCTGCTGAGTTTCATGACCTCCTCCGCCATTCTGCTGGGCTCCTTGATCCTGACAGTGGTGTCCTACACTTATATTGTTGCCACCATCTTCAAAATAACATCCCACTCAGGACGCAACAAGgctttctccacctgctcctcccacttcatcatcatcaccatGGGCTatggcagctgcatcttcatgtATGTCCGGCCTTCGGGCAGCGACATCTCACTCAACAAGCTGGTGGCCCTGCTCAGCACAGTGGTGACCCCTCTCATGAGCCCCTTCATCTTCAGCATGAGGAACCAGCAGATGAAAGATTCCCTGAGGGCAGCCTTGAAGAGAAGCATGAACTTCTCAAGGaagcatattaacttctga
- the LOC123346769 gene encoding olfactory receptor 6M1-like produces the protein LNGRNTISFYGCLAQSYFYFLLGISENVLLAMMSCDQYVTIYYPLNYSTIMNRKVCVWLVMGSWMRGFVSILVPTIIKLELPCCGPNIINHFFCYHAPLLYLACAVIQLVEFINFIISLSVLLSSLLLMVISYMYIICTIIRIPSGREKDFSTCASHFTVVTIGYSTSISIYIRHSQVPSLCGLSPVWY, from the exons cttaaTGGT AGGAATACCATCTCCTTTTATGGCTGCCTGGCTCAGTCTTACTTCTATTTCCTGCTGGGCATTTCAGAGAATGTCTTGTTGGCCATGATGTCCTGCGATCAATATGTGACCATATATTACCCACTGAACTATAGCACCATCATGAATAGAAAGGTCTGCGTCTGGTTGGTGATGGGATCATGGATGCGGGGATTCGTCTCCATCTTGGTCCCTACCATAATCAAACTTGAATTGCCCTGCTGTGGCCCCAATATCATCAACCATTTCTTCTGCTACCATGCCCCCTTGTTATACCTCGCCTGTGCCGTCATCCAGCTGGTGGAATTCATCAACTTCATCATCTCGCTGTCTGTGTTGCTAAGCTCCCTGCTGCTGATGGTCATCTCCTACATGTATATTATCTGCACGATCATCCGTATCCCATCCGGCAGGGAGAAAGATTTCTCCACCTGTGCATCTCATTTCACTGTGGTTACCATTGGctacagcacctccatctccATCTACATTAGGCACTCGCAAGTCCCCTCTTTGTGTGGCTTGTCCCCTGTCTGGTACTGA
- the LOC123346768 gene encoding olfactory receptor 10A7-like produces the protein MEENLTAVTGFIFLGFSGLQHLQPLLFVLILLIYLFTLIGNGLIIAVTVADLALHTPMYFFLRNLSVLEICYTSVVVPKTLTNLLSEKQAISFLGCAVQMYFYLFFGSTECGLLTVMSYDWYVAICNPMRYSLIMSRKVTLNLAAMVWIVGKLVACEQTGAIFTLPFHGPNKINHFFCDVLPVLRLVSTDTSLINAILSFLTIAFTIVPLILIITSYASIICTILKMHSGEGRHKAFSACASHLITVILFYCSAFITYMRPSSNVSVDTDRALALLYTVIIPTFNPIIYSLRNKEVKEALRKFLTRSNISLFS, from the coding sequence ATGGAAGAAAACCTAACAGCAGTGACAGGGTTTATCTTTCTGGGCTTCTCAGGCCTCCAGCATCTGCAGCCCCTTCTTTTTGTCCTCATCTTACTCATCTACCTCTTCACACTGATAGGAAATGGCCTCATTATCGCTGTCACGGTTGCTGACCTggccctccacacccccatgtatttcttcctcaggaACTTGTCAGTCTTGGAGATCTGCTACACTTCAGTGGTCGTCCCTAAGACCTTGACCAACCTCCTGTCAGAGAAGCAGGCTATCTCTTTCCTGGGCTGTGCAGTCCAGATGTACTTCTACCTTTTCTTTGGCAGCACAGAGTGTGGCCTGCTGACTGTTATGTCCTATGACTGGTACGTTGCCATATGCAACCCCATGCGTTACTCACTCATCATGAGCAGAAAGGTCACCCTAAACTTGGCAGCTATGGTGTGGATCGTGGGTAAGTTGGTGGCATGTGAGCAAACGGGAGCCATATTCACGTTACCCTTCCATGGGCCGAATAAAATCAACCACTTCTTCTGCGACGTCCTCCCAGTGCTTAGGCTGGTGAGCACGGACACATCGCTCATCAATGCCATTCTTTCCTTTCTCACTATAGCATTCACAATAGTCCCCTTAATCTTAATTATCACCTCCTATGCAAGCATCATCTGCACCATTCTGAAGATGCACTCAGGCGAGGGGAGACACAAAGCTTTCTCCGCTTGCGCTTCACACCTAATCACGGTCATCTTATTCTACTGCAGCGCCTTTATCACCTACATGAGGCCCAGTTCCAATGTCTCTGTGGACACCGATCGAGCCCTCGCCCTGTTGTATACGGTCATTATTCCAACATTCAACCCAATCATATACAGTCTGAGGAACAAAGAAGTCAAGGAGGCTCTGAGGAAATTCTTGACCAGGAGTAACATTTCTTTGTTCTCGTAA
- the LOC123346770 gene encoding olfactory receptor 14A2-like, translated as MAYDRYVAICQPLHYETMMNSRACVKMAAGAWISGILYSMLHTGNTFALTFCGGNMVDQFFCEIPQLLKLTCSDSYMSEVGVIAFSTCLVLGCFIFIIVSYVQIFKSVLRIPSEQGRDKAFSTCLPHLTVVSLLVCTVVFAYLKPTSSSPSALDLVVAVLYSVLQPIVNPVIYSTRNKEIKAALRRLLGVGNSPRIHFLSFSN; from the coding sequence ATGGCGTATGaccgatatgtcgccatctgccaaccactgcactatgagacaATGATGAACAGCAGAGCTTGTGTCAAAATggcagctggtgcctggatcagTGGGATTCTCTACTCTATGCTACACACTGGGAACACGTTTGCATTGACCTTCTGTGGAGGTAATatggtggatcagttcttctgtgaaatcccccagctacTTAAGCTCACCTGCTCTGACTCATATATGAGTGAAGTTGGGGTTATTGCCTTTAGTACATGTTTAGTCTTAGGCTGCTTTATTTTTATCATTGTGtcgtatgttcagatcttcaaatcagtgttgagaatcccctctgagcagggccgggataaagccttctccacctgccttcctcacctcactgtggtctccTTGCTTGTTTGCACTGTCGTCTTTGCCTACCtaaaacccacctccagctccccaTCTGCTCTGGATCTTgtggtggctgttctctattctgtATTGCAACCAATCGTGAATCCAGTTATCTACAGCACGAGAaacaaggagatcaaagctgcCCTGAGGAGACTGCTGGGTGTAGGTAATTCACCAAGAATTCATTTTCTGTCGTTCTCTAATTAA